The proteins below are encoded in one region of Paenibacillus albus:
- a CDS encoding carbohydrate ABC transporter permease, with amino-acid sequence MNVLKVPARTIAVFVLPCLILYIGLVFVPIVVAVYDSLLDWDSINKAKFIGFDNFKTMLFHDTNFWPSVRHTLGYAVFSMLEIPICLFVAALMNRYVRKANTLVSLYFVPVILSVVIIGQLWKTIYNPTDMGGMLNGILTSLGLDSWTHNWLTEPKIAMYCLYFVSLWQYFGYHLLIQYTGVQNIPTEVYEAAKIDGAEGFKADWYITYPMVVPIFKISIILAFIGSLQSFDLVWVMTGGGPAHATDTISTHMYNMSFLSFKYGYGSALATFLVFVCLVFTVFINFVFKKVEARYT; translated from the coding sequence GTGAATGTTTTAAAAGTCCCGGCCCGTACAATTGCAGTTTTCGTCCTGCCGTGTCTGATTCTCTACATCGGCCTCGTGTTCGTACCAATCGTTGTAGCTGTTTATGACAGCTTACTGGACTGGGATAGCATCAATAAGGCGAAATTTATCGGGTTCGATAATTTTAAAACGATGCTGTTCCACGACACGAATTTCTGGCCTTCCGTTCGACACACGCTTGGTTACGCGGTATTTTCCATGTTGGAAATTCCGATTTGTTTGTTTGTAGCAGCACTTATGAACCGCTATGTACGTAAAGCGAATACGCTTGTATCCCTTTACTTCGTACCTGTTATTCTTTCGGTCGTAATTATCGGCCAGCTTTGGAAAACGATTTACAACCCGACTGATATGGGCGGCATGCTTAACGGCATTCTGACTTCGCTTGGTCTTGACAGCTGGACACATAACTGGCTGACAGAGCCTAAGATTGCTATGTACTGCTTGTACTTTGTTTCCTTGTGGCAATATTTCGGCTATCACTTGCTCATTCAATACACGGGCGTTCAGAACATTCCGACGGAAGTGTATGAAGCGGCGAAGATTGATGGCGCTGAAGGCTTTAAAGCCGATTGGTACATTACTTACCCAATGGTTGTCCCGATCTTCAAAATCTCGATCATCCTAGCGTTCATCGGATCCTTACAGTCATTTGACCTTGTATGGGTTATGACAGGCGGCGGCCCGGCGCACGCGACAGATACGATCTCTACACATATGTACAACATGTCGTTCCTGTCCTTCAAGTACGGATACGGTAGCGCCCTTGCGACATTCCTCGTGTTTGTTTGCTTGGTATTCACAGTATTCATCAATTTCGTCTTCAAAAAAGTCGAAGCAAGATACACCTAG
- a CDS encoding carbohydrate ABC transporter permease, giving the protein MASVKKGLVYLLLSILVVTQIYPLFWLIMYSLKTNEEILGSSFFSLPSSPQWGNYKAAYKGGHYLQYLGNSVLVTSVTLLCVIILSSMVAYAISRFKWKLGPVVTLVFLLGMMIPMQATLLPLMVIFKHMHILNTRWSLILPYITFSTPIAVFILSGFMRGIPAEIEESAFMDGASVYRIFRSIILPISVPPIMTVVILTFITIWNEYIMAATFISKETLKTLPFGIYTFVSQYNVNYGAIGAFLILGALPVLIIYFTLSERITKGMVAGAVKG; this is encoded by the coding sequence ATGGCAAGTGTTAAAAAAGGGCTCGTGTATCTGCTTCTCTCGATCCTTGTCGTTACGCAAATTTACCCATTGTTCTGGCTGATCATGTACTCGCTCAAGACGAACGAAGAAATTCTGGGTTCCAGCTTCTTCTCTTTGCCGAGCTCACCGCAATGGGGTAACTATAAAGCCGCTTATAAAGGCGGACATTACTTGCAATACCTTGGCAATAGCGTGCTCGTAACGTCGGTAACGCTGCTGTGCGTAATAATCTTGAGCTCCATGGTTGCTTACGCAATTTCCCGGTTCAAATGGAAGCTTGGTCCGGTTGTAACGCTCGTGTTCCTGCTCGGGATGATGATTCCGATGCAGGCGACGCTGCTGCCGCTGATGGTTATCTTTAAGCACATGCATATTTTGAACACGCGCTGGTCGCTGATTCTGCCTTACATTACGTTCTCCACACCGATTGCCGTCTTTATCCTAAGCGGATTTATGCGCGGCATTCCAGCGGAGATCGAAGAGTCGGCATTCATGGATGGCGCGAGCGTATACCGGATCTTCCGCAGCATCATTCTGCCGATCTCGGTGCCGCCGATTATGACTGTAGTTATTCTGACGTTCATTACGATCTGGAACGAATACATCATGGCGGCGACATTTATTTCCAAAGAAACATTGAAAACTCTTCCTTTCGGCATTTATACTTTTGTCAGCCAGTACAATGTTAACTATGGCGCAATTGGTGCTTTCCTTATCCTCGGCGCATTGCCGGTGCTGATCATATACTTCACCCTTTCGGAGCGTATTACGAAAGGCATGGTTGCAGGAGCAGTTAAAGGATAA
- a CDS encoding sensor histidine kinase: MSRGFHSIQYRLFVLFLISMSAIVLIVSILYYNRTTVQFQEKVSGLSKQNVSQTAGLFDLLLKSYDSMSKSVIGNNDFSRIMSTPTVDSPAVDYFNERAITNILGAVFLSQEDLIGIHVLTDKGKVYNYGNYANVIDPEYTKSHWYQEIQGSSGSMVWLGVYKRSIIDQVESRSVFAFGRRIYDLNNHRQVGVVLFETSSQAIVNAMENLKLGVHSEVYLMSGEGEVISSTSETWDDHWMSTLPRPKGGVPVVVESGGKLIVASQLPFADWTVLSVTPERDLNVELAETKRFLIYVGAALVLVAILIATIFSRTISSPLKRLISEMKQVEIGNFRGSLNVTSYQEINILVASFNQMVNQISELIERVKISSVSEKNAELQALQSQVNPHFLYNTLDMIYWMLDEKGHDRLGEVVLSLSRLFRYSSHWDQGVAVSLREEIEQTQHYLTIIVTRLEGRLTVDVDVDEAWMNVPLPKMTLQPVIENAVKYGLEPLLDWEGKLRVFIEADDRKLHIKVQDNGVGIDAAKLERINTLLDKPEEAAKDEEGMEGIRQEGGIGLVNLQRRIRHMYGEAYGLTLRSEPNEGTTVIITVPYQ, translated from the coding sequence ATGTCACGGGGATTCCATTCCATTCAATATCGGTTGTTCGTACTGTTTCTGATCAGCATGTCAGCGATCGTGCTGATTGTCAGCATCCTGTATTACAATCGGACAACAGTACAATTTCAAGAGAAGGTAAGCGGCCTGTCTAAGCAGAACGTCTCGCAGACGGCAGGTCTCTTCGATCTTCTTCTGAAAAGCTATGACAGCATGTCCAAGTCTGTCATCGGCAACAATGATTTTTCGAGAATTATGAGTACGCCAACAGTCGACAGCCCTGCTGTCGATTATTTTAATGAGCGGGCCATTACGAACATTCTCGGTGCCGTCTTCCTCTCACAGGAAGATCTGATCGGCATTCATGTCCTGACGGATAAAGGGAAAGTATACAATTATGGCAATTATGCCAATGTGATTGACCCCGAATACACCAAATCGCACTGGTATCAAGAGATTCAGGGTTCCAGCGGCAGTATGGTATGGCTCGGGGTTTATAAGCGTTCCATTATTGATCAGGTCGAGAGCCGCTCCGTGTTTGCGTTCGGGCGCCGCATCTATGACCTTAACAATCACCGTCAAGTCGGCGTCGTTCTCTTCGAGACCAGCTCGCAGGCAATCGTGAATGCGATGGAGAACTTGAAGCTTGGTGTACATAGCGAGGTTTACCTGATGTCGGGGGAAGGAGAAGTGATCTCGTCGACGTCCGAGACTTGGGATGATCATTGGATGTCGACCCTGCCTCGGCCTAAGGGCGGCGTGCCTGTCGTTGTGGAGAGCGGTGGGAAGCTTATCGTGGCGTCGCAGCTGCCTTTTGCCGATTGGACGGTGCTTAGCGTAACGCCAGAGCGCGACTTGAACGTGGAGCTGGCGGAAACGAAGCGTTTTCTCATCTATGTGGGGGCAGCACTCGTGCTTGTTGCGATTCTCATTGCGACGATTTTCTCACGGACGATCTCCTCGCCCCTGAAGCGCCTTATCTCAGAGATGAAGCAGGTCGAGATCGGTAACTTCCGTGGCTCGCTTAATGTAACGTCTTATCAGGAAATCAATATCCTTGTTGCGTCATTTAATCAGATGGTCAATCAGATATCCGAGCTGATCGAGCGGGTGAAGATTTCGTCCGTCAGCGAGAAGAATGCAGAGCTGCAAGCGCTGCAATCGCAGGTGAATCCCCATTTTCTATATAACACGCTGGATATGATTTATTGGATGCTCGACGAGAAGGGACATGACCGGCTCGGGGAAGTGGTGCTGTCGCTGTCCCGGCTGTTCCGCTACAGCAGCCACTGGGATCAAGGCGTAGCGGTCAGTCTGCGCGAGGAGATTGAACAAACGCAGCATTATTTAACCATTATCGTGACGCGCCTTGAAGGAAGGCTCACAGTGGATGTCGATGTCGACGAAGCGTGGATGAATGTGCCGCTGCCGAAGATGACGCTGCAGCCTGTTATTGAGAATGCCGTGAAGTACGGCTTGGAGCCGCTTCTCGACTGGGAAGGAAAGCTGCGGGTATTTATCGAAGCAGATGATCGCAAGCTGCATATTAAGGTGCAGGATAACGGGGTTGGCATAGATGCCGCCAAATTAGAGCGGATTAATACATTGCTTGATAAGCCTGAGGAAGCAGCGAAGGATGAGGAAGGAATGGAAGGGATCCGGCAGGAAGGCGGCATTGGGCTTGTCAATTTGCAGCGGCGGATCCGCCATATGTATGGCGAAGCGTATGGGCTTACGCTGCGAAGCGAGCCGAATGAAGGCACCACAGTGATCATTACCGTTCCTTATCAGTAG
- a CDS encoding response regulator has protein sequence MNILITDDESVIREGVKRTIKRAFPDYDVHLAASAEDAVQVMESQPIDIVLTDILMPGIDGLEFMKMSRRKYPHVKWVVISAHSEFSYAQKAVRLGARDYLLKPIGKQRLEELIEQLAEEAKEETTSTKEGELLKTNLKYLREAVFQRLATGLALGNLDIAPLIERYPEFRLVMVRIEEAVKNVQLEHFIIENVLSELIDQHGQGFVVSFDRQSLLGLVQLQNNKTEEGLAQDLKKHLSHYLKLPFHITFSEAIKEFSRIPEEVRRLRQASAPTVGDRPEGSGDKAIEVALQYLKAHYNEELSLEKVASVVFLNPIYFSQLFKQKTGQGYKDYVISLRIEQAKELLMQSGLKLAEIAERIGYADVRHFTQVFRRKMNVTPTEYRQQIAAER, from the coding sequence GTGAATATCCTCATTACGGATGACGAGAGCGTCATTCGCGAAGGCGTGAAACGGACAATTAAGCGGGCATTCCCCGATTATGATGTGCATTTGGCAGCCTCTGCGGAGGATGCGGTGCAAGTGATGGAGAGTCAGCCGATAGATATCGTGCTGACTGATATTCTGATGCCTGGCATCGACGGGCTTGAGTTTATGAAGATGTCCCGAAGGAAATACCCCCATGTGAAGTGGGTCGTTATCTCGGCACATTCGGAGTTCTCCTATGCGCAGAAGGCGGTTCGGCTTGGTGCGCGCGATTACTTGCTGAAGCCGATCGGCAAGCAGCGCTTGGAGGAATTAATCGAACAGCTTGCAGAAGAGGCGAAGGAAGAGACTACTTCTACCAAAGAAGGCGAGCTGCTGAAGACAAACCTGAAGTACTTGCGCGAGGCCGTGTTCCAGCGCCTGGCGACTGGACTTGCGCTTGGCAATCTCGATATTGCCCCGCTCATTGAGCGTTATCCTGAGTTTCGCCTTGTTATGGTGCGGATCGAGGAAGCGGTGAAGAACGTCCAGCTGGAGCATTTTATTATCGAGAACGTGCTGTCCGAGCTGATTGATCAGCATGGGCAGGGCTTTGTCGTCAGCTTTGACCGGCAGAGCTTGCTGGGCTTGGTGCAGCTGCAGAACAACAAAACAGAGGAAGGGCTGGCGCAGGATCTGAAGAAGCATCTGAGCCATTATTTGAAATTGCCCTTCCACATTACATTCTCGGAAGCCATCAAGGAGTTCAGCCGCATTCCCGAAGAAGTGAGGCGTCTTCGCCAAGCGTCCGCTCCTACAGTAGGCGACCGGCCCGAAGGCAGCGGCGACAAAGCGATTGAGGTTGCCCTGCAATACTTAAAGGCGCACTACAACGAAGAATTGTCGCTCGAGAAGGTTGCCTCTGTCGTATTCCTTAATCCGATCTACTTCAGCCAGCTGTTCAAGCAGAAGACGGGTCAGGGCTACAAGGATTATGTCATTAGCTTGCGTATCGAACAAGCGAAGGAGCTGCTAATGCAGTCGGGTCTCAAGCTCGCGGAAATTGCAGAGAGAATCGGTTATGCCGATGTGCGCCACTTCACGCAGGTGTTCCGTCGCAAAATGAATGTAACGCCAACTGAATACCGTCAGCAGATTGCGGCTGAACGTTAG